In Calliopsis andreniformis isolate RMS-2024a chromosome 8, iyCalAndr_principal, whole genome shotgun sequence, one DNA window encodes the following:
- the Gfat2 gene encoding glucosamine-fructose-6-phosphate aminotransferase 2 isoform X4 has translation MCGIFAYLNYLTPKSRKEILELLVGGLKRLEYRGYDSAGVALDSADGKDMSIIKKQGKVKALEEEIFYRTNIDFESKIYSHVGIAHTRWATHGVPSEVNAHPQRSDSEHAFVVVHNGIVTNYKEVKTLLQQRGYVFESETDTEVIAKLIHHLWVQHPGYSFRELVEQVVQQLEGAFALCFKSKYFPGECVATRRGSPLLVGIKTKTRLATDHVPILYSKAKLPVIPRSESTSEFQPLEDKEVEYFFASDASAVIEHTNRVIFLEDDDVAAVKEGALCIHRLRRCMDDPHAREITTLKIEIQQIMKGNYEYFMQKEIFEQPESVVNTMRGRLNFRDNSVTLGGIKDYIPEIKRCRRLMLIGCGTSYHSAIATRQLLEELTELPVMVELASDFLDRNTPVFRDDVCFFISQSGETADTLMALRYCKGRGALIVGITNTVGSSICRESHCGVHINAGPEIGVASTKAYTSQFISLVMFALVMSEDRISLGSRRQEIIEGLKNLDNLIRQVLQLDDKVKELAKSLFQHKSLLIMGRGYNFATCMEGALKVKELTYMHSEGIMAGELKHGPLALVDDSMPVIMIVMRDPVYTKCMNALQQVTARDGKPIVICEEGDEETKMFADRVLEVPKTVDCLQGILTVIPMQLLSFHIAVLRGCNVDCPRNLAKSVTVE, from the exons GAATCTTTGCGTACCTCAATTACCTGACACCAAAGAGCAGGAAGGAGATTCTCGAGCTACTAGTTGGGGGACTAAAACGATTGGAGTACCGAGGCTATGATTCAGCTG GCGTCGCCCTTGACAGCGCTGATGGCAAGGATATGTCGATTATTAAGAAGCAAGGAAAAGTCAAGGCCCTCGAGGAAGAAATTTTCTACC GTACCAATATCGACTTCGAATCGAAGATTTACAGTCACGTAGGCATTGCACACACGCGATGGGCGACCCACGGTGTGCCCTCCGAAGTGAATGCTCACCCTCAGAGGTCAGACAGCGAGCATGCTTTCGTAGTGGTGCACAATG GTATTGTAACCAACTACAAGGAAGTGAagacgctgctccaacagagggGCTACGTCTTTGAGAGCGAAACCGACACGGAAGTAATCGCTAAACTTATTCACCATCTCTGGGTTCAGCATCCGGGTTACTCCTTCCGTGAGCTGGTCGAGCAAGTTGTCCAACAATTG GAAGGTGCCTTTGCTCTTTGCTTCAAGAGCAAGTATTTCCCAGGCGAGTGTGTGGCCACTAGGAGAGGATCTCCGCTTCTGGTCGGCATCAAGACTAAAACCAGATTGGCCACCGATCATGTGCCCATCCTCTACAGCAAAG CCAAGCTTCCGGTGATACCACGTAGCGAGAGTACTTCCGAATTTCAACCCCTGGAAGATAAAGAAGTGGAATACTTCTTCGCTTCTGATGCCAGTGCAGTGATCGAACACACGAATCGTGTTATATTTTTGGAG GATGACGATGTTGCTGCAGTCAAAGAAGGTGCCCTCTGCATTCATCGTCTTCGTCGATGCATGGACGACCCCCATGCCAGAGAGATCACTACTCTCAAGATCGAGATCCAGCAGATTATGAAGGGCAATTATGAGTACTTCATGCAGAAAGAAATCTTCGAGCAGCCTGAGTCAGTGGTGAACACGATGAGGGGGCGTCTGaacttccgtgataattctgttactTTGGGAGGTATCAAG GATTACATTCCTGAGATCAAAAGGTGCAGGCGTCTGATGCTAATTGGTTGTGGAACAAGTTACCACTCAGCCATTGCTACTAGACAGCTCCTAGAAGAGCTGACTGAGCTGCCAGTTATGGTCGAGCTGGCTTCTGACTTTCTGGATAGAAACACACCTGTATTCAGGGATGATGTATGCTTCTTTATCTCGCAGTCAG GCGAAACAGCGGACACATTGATGGCTTTGCGTTATTGCAAAGGTCGTGGGGCTCTCATTGTTGGAATTACTAATACTGTGGGTAGCAGTATTTGTCGCGAATCCCATTGTGGTGTTCACATAAACGCCGGACCTGAAATTGGTGTAGCCAGTACGAAGGCTTACACCTCTCAGTTCATTTCTCTCGTAATGTTTGCTCTGGTCATGAGTGAGGATAGAATTTCTCTTGGCTCTAGGCGTCAGGAG ATcattgaaggattgaagaactTGGATAATCTGATTCGTCAAGTTTTACAACTCGATGATAAAGTGAAAGAGCTTGCCAAGTCCCTATTTCAACATAAATCTTTATTGATCATGGGTAGAGGATACAATTTCGCCACATGTATGGAAGGTGCTCTG AAAGTCAAAGAGTTAACTTACATGCACAGCGAAGGTATTATGGCTGGAGAATTAAAACACGGCCCCTTAGCCCTCGTGGATGACTCAATGCCCGTCATAATGATAGTCATGAGAGATCCTGTGTACACG AAATGTATGAATGCGTTACAACAAGTAACAGCCAGAGATGGTAAACCAATAGTGATTTGCGAAGAAGGGGACGAGGAAACGAAGATGTTCGCAGATAGAGTTCTCGAAGTGCCTAAGACAGTGGACTGTCTCCAAGGAATTCTCACAGTCATTCCGATGCAACTGCTGTCTTTCCACATCGCGGTTCTCCGCGGCTGTAACGTGGATTGCCCTCGAAATTTGGCGAAATCGGTCACGGTCGAGTAA
- the Gfat2 gene encoding glucosamine-fructose-6-phosphate aminotransferase 2 isoform X1 encodes MCGIFAYLNYLTPKSRKEILELLVGGLKRLEYRGYDSAGVALDSADGKDMSIIKKQGKVKALEEEIFYRTNIDFESKIYSHVGIAHTRWATHGVPSEVNAHPQRSDSEHAFVVVHNGIVTNYKEVKTLLQQRGYVFESETDTEVIAKLIHHLWVQHPGYSFRELVEQVVQQLEGAFALCFKSKYFPGECVATRRGSPLLVGIKTKTRLATDHVPILYSKDESPRVNKEVEAPTQDHRPHGRTAKLPVIPRSESTSEFQPLEDKEVEYFFASDASAVIEHTNRVIFLEDDDVAAVKEGALCIHRLRRCMDDPHAREITTLKIEIQQIMKGNYEYFMQKEIFEQPESVVNTMRGRLNFRDNSVTLGGIKDYIPEIKRCRRLMLIGCGTSYHSAIATRQLLEELTELPVMVELASDFLDRNTPVFRDDVCFFISQSGETADTLMALRYCKGRGALIVGITNTVGSSICRESHCGVHINAGPEIGVASTKAYTSQFISLVMFALVMSEDRISLGSRRQEIIEGLKNLDNLIRQVLQLDDKVKELAKSLFQHKSLLIMGRGYNFATCMEGALKVKELTYMHSEGIMAGELKHGPLALVDDSMPVIMIVMRDPVYTKCMNALQQVTARDGKPIVICEEGDEETKMFADRVLEVPKTVDCLQGILTVIPMQLLSFHIAVLRGCNVDCPRNLAKSVTVE; translated from the exons GAATCTTTGCGTACCTCAATTACCTGACACCAAAGAGCAGGAAGGAGATTCTCGAGCTACTAGTTGGGGGACTAAAACGATTGGAGTACCGAGGCTATGATTCAGCTG GCGTCGCCCTTGACAGCGCTGATGGCAAGGATATGTCGATTATTAAGAAGCAAGGAAAAGTCAAGGCCCTCGAGGAAGAAATTTTCTACC GTACCAATATCGACTTCGAATCGAAGATTTACAGTCACGTAGGCATTGCACACACGCGATGGGCGACCCACGGTGTGCCCTCCGAAGTGAATGCTCACCCTCAGAGGTCAGACAGCGAGCATGCTTTCGTAGTGGTGCACAATG GTATTGTAACCAACTACAAGGAAGTGAagacgctgctccaacagagggGCTACGTCTTTGAGAGCGAAACCGACACGGAAGTAATCGCTAAACTTATTCACCATCTCTGGGTTCAGCATCCGGGTTACTCCTTCCGTGAGCTGGTCGAGCAAGTTGTCCAACAATTG GAAGGTGCCTTTGCTCTTTGCTTCAAGAGCAAGTATTTCCCAGGCGAGTGTGTGGCCACTAGGAGAGGATCTCCGCTTCTGGTCGGCATCAAGACTAAAACCAGATTGGCCACCGATCATGTGCCCATCCTCTACAGCAAAG ATGAATCTCCACGCGTAAACAAAG AAGTTGAAGCACCGACTCAAG ACCACCGTCCACATGGTCGCACAGCCAAGCTTCCGGTGATACCACGTAGCGAGAGTACTTCCGAATTTCAACCCCTGGAAGATAAAGAAGTGGAATACTTCTTCGCTTCTGATGCCAGTGCAGTGATCGAACACACGAATCGTGTTATATTTTTGGAG GATGACGATGTTGCTGCAGTCAAAGAAGGTGCCCTCTGCATTCATCGTCTTCGTCGATGCATGGACGACCCCCATGCCAGAGAGATCACTACTCTCAAGATCGAGATCCAGCAGATTATGAAGGGCAATTATGAGTACTTCATGCAGAAAGAAATCTTCGAGCAGCCTGAGTCAGTGGTGAACACGATGAGGGGGCGTCTGaacttccgtgataattctgttactTTGGGAGGTATCAAG GATTACATTCCTGAGATCAAAAGGTGCAGGCGTCTGATGCTAATTGGTTGTGGAACAAGTTACCACTCAGCCATTGCTACTAGACAGCTCCTAGAAGAGCTGACTGAGCTGCCAGTTATGGTCGAGCTGGCTTCTGACTTTCTGGATAGAAACACACCTGTATTCAGGGATGATGTATGCTTCTTTATCTCGCAGTCAG GCGAAACAGCGGACACATTGATGGCTTTGCGTTATTGCAAAGGTCGTGGGGCTCTCATTGTTGGAATTACTAATACTGTGGGTAGCAGTATTTGTCGCGAATCCCATTGTGGTGTTCACATAAACGCCGGACCTGAAATTGGTGTAGCCAGTACGAAGGCTTACACCTCTCAGTTCATTTCTCTCGTAATGTTTGCTCTGGTCATGAGTGAGGATAGAATTTCTCTTGGCTCTAGGCGTCAGGAG ATcattgaaggattgaagaactTGGATAATCTGATTCGTCAAGTTTTACAACTCGATGATAAAGTGAAAGAGCTTGCCAAGTCCCTATTTCAACATAAATCTTTATTGATCATGGGTAGAGGATACAATTTCGCCACATGTATGGAAGGTGCTCTG AAAGTCAAAGAGTTAACTTACATGCACAGCGAAGGTATTATGGCTGGAGAATTAAAACACGGCCCCTTAGCCCTCGTGGATGACTCAATGCCCGTCATAATGATAGTCATGAGAGATCCTGTGTACACG AAATGTATGAATGCGTTACAACAAGTAACAGCCAGAGATGGTAAACCAATAGTGATTTGCGAAGAAGGGGACGAGGAAACGAAGATGTTCGCAGATAGAGTTCTCGAAGTGCCTAAGACAGTGGACTGTCTCCAAGGAATTCTCACAGTCATTCCGATGCAACTGCTGTCTTTCCACATCGCGGTTCTCCGCGGCTGTAACGTGGATTGCCCTCGAAATTTGGCGAAATCGGTCACGGTCGAGTAA
- the Gfat2 gene encoding glucosamine-fructose-6-phosphate aminotransferase 2 isoform X2 gives MCGIFAYLNYLTPKSRKEILELLVGGLKRLEYRGYDSAGVALDSADGKDMSIIKKQGKVKALEEEIFYRTNIDFESKIYSHVGIAHTRWATHGVPSEVNAHPQRSDSEHAFVVVHNGIVTNYKEVKTLLQQRGYVFESETDTEVIAKLIHHLWVQHPGYSFRELVEQVVQQLEGAFALCFKSKYFPGECVATRRGSPLLVGIKTKTRLATDHVPILYSKEVEAPTQDHRPHGRTAKLPVIPRSESTSEFQPLEDKEVEYFFASDASAVIEHTNRVIFLEDDDVAAVKEGALCIHRLRRCMDDPHAREITTLKIEIQQIMKGNYEYFMQKEIFEQPESVVNTMRGRLNFRDNSVTLGGIKDYIPEIKRCRRLMLIGCGTSYHSAIATRQLLEELTELPVMVELASDFLDRNTPVFRDDVCFFISQSGETADTLMALRYCKGRGALIVGITNTVGSSICRESHCGVHINAGPEIGVASTKAYTSQFISLVMFALVMSEDRISLGSRRQEIIEGLKNLDNLIRQVLQLDDKVKELAKSLFQHKSLLIMGRGYNFATCMEGALKVKELTYMHSEGIMAGELKHGPLALVDDSMPVIMIVMRDPVYTKCMNALQQVTARDGKPIVICEEGDEETKMFADRVLEVPKTVDCLQGILTVIPMQLLSFHIAVLRGCNVDCPRNLAKSVTVE, from the exons GAATCTTTGCGTACCTCAATTACCTGACACCAAAGAGCAGGAAGGAGATTCTCGAGCTACTAGTTGGGGGACTAAAACGATTGGAGTACCGAGGCTATGATTCAGCTG GCGTCGCCCTTGACAGCGCTGATGGCAAGGATATGTCGATTATTAAGAAGCAAGGAAAAGTCAAGGCCCTCGAGGAAGAAATTTTCTACC GTACCAATATCGACTTCGAATCGAAGATTTACAGTCACGTAGGCATTGCACACACGCGATGGGCGACCCACGGTGTGCCCTCCGAAGTGAATGCTCACCCTCAGAGGTCAGACAGCGAGCATGCTTTCGTAGTGGTGCACAATG GTATTGTAACCAACTACAAGGAAGTGAagacgctgctccaacagagggGCTACGTCTTTGAGAGCGAAACCGACACGGAAGTAATCGCTAAACTTATTCACCATCTCTGGGTTCAGCATCCGGGTTACTCCTTCCGTGAGCTGGTCGAGCAAGTTGTCCAACAATTG GAAGGTGCCTTTGCTCTTTGCTTCAAGAGCAAGTATTTCCCAGGCGAGTGTGTGGCCACTAGGAGAGGATCTCCGCTTCTGGTCGGCATCAAGACTAAAACCAGATTGGCCACCGATCATGTGCCCATCCTCTACAGCAAAG AAGTTGAAGCACCGACTCAAG ACCACCGTCCACATGGTCGCACAGCCAAGCTTCCGGTGATACCACGTAGCGAGAGTACTTCCGAATTTCAACCCCTGGAAGATAAAGAAGTGGAATACTTCTTCGCTTCTGATGCCAGTGCAGTGATCGAACACACGAATCGTGTTATATTTTTGGAG GATGACGATGTTGCTGCAGTCAAAGAAGGTGCCCTCTGCATTCATCGTCTTCGTCGATGCATGGACGACCCCCATGCCAGAGAGATCACTACTCTCAAGATCGAGATCCAGCAGATTATGAAGGGCAATTATGAGTACTTCATGCAGAAAGAAATCTTCGAGCAGCCTGAGTCAGTGGTGAACACGATGAGGGGGCGTCTGaacttccgtgataattctgttactTTGGGAGGTATCAAG GATTACATTCCTGAGATCAAAAGGTGCAGGCGTCTGATGCTAATTGGTTGTGGAACAAGTTACCACTCAGCCATTGCTACTAGACAGCTCCTAGAAGAGCTGACTGAGCTGCCAGTTATGGTCGAGCTGGCTTCTGACTTTCTGGATAGAAACACACCTGTATTCAGGGATGATGTATGCTTCTTTATCTCGCAGTCAG GCGAAACAGCGGACACATTGATGGCTTTGCGTTATTGCAAAGGTCGTGGGGCTCTCATTGTTGGAATTACTAATACTGTGGGTAGCAGTATTTGTCGCGAATCCCATTGTGGTGTTCACATAAACGCCGGACCTGAAATTGGTGTAGCCAGTACGAAGGCTTACACCTCTCAGTTCATTTCTCTCGTAATGTTTGCTCTGGTCATGAGTGAGGATAGAATTTCTCTTGGCTCTAGGCGTCAGGAG ATcattgaaggattgaagaactTGGATAATCTGATTCGTCAAGTTTTACAACTCGATGATAAAGTGAAAGAGCTTGCCAAGTCCCTATTTCAACATAAATCTTTATTGATCATGGGTAGAGGATACAATTTCGCCACATGTATGGAAGGTGCTCTG AAAGTCAAAGAGTTAACTTACATGCACAGCGAAGGTATTATGGCTGGAGAATTAAAACACGGCCCCTTAGCCCTCGTGGATGACTCAATGCCCGTCATAATGATAGTCATGAGAGATCCTGTGTACACG AAATGTATGAATGCGTTACAACAAGTAACAGCCAGAGATGGTAAACCAATAGTGATTTGCGAAGAAGGGGACGAGGAAACGAAGATGTTCGCAGATAGAGTTCTCGAAGTGCCTAAGACAGTGGACTGTCTCCAAGGAATTCTCACAGTCATTCCGATGCAACTGCTGTCTTTCCACATCGCGGTTCTCCGCGGCTGTAACGTGGATTGCCCTCGAAATTTGGCGAAATCGGTCACGGTCGAGTAA
- the Gfat2 gene encoding glucosamine-fructose-6-phosphate aminotransferase 2 isoform X3: MCGIFAYLNYLTPKSRKEILELLVGGLKRLEYRGYDSAGVALDSADGKDMSIIKKQGKVKALEEEIFYRTNIDFESKIYSHVGIAHTRWATHGVPSEVNAHPQRSDSEHAFVVVHNGIVTNYKEVKTLLQQRGYVFESETDTEVIAKLIHHLWVQHPGYSFRELVEQVVQQLEGAFALCFKSKYFPGECVATRRGSPLLVGIKTKTRLATDHVPILYSKDHRPHGRTAKLPVIPRSESTSEFQPLEDKEVEYFFASDASAVIEHTNRVIFLEDDDVAAVKEGALCIHRLRRCMDDPHAREITTLKIEIQQIMKGNYEYFMQKEIFEQPESVVNTMRGRLNFRDNSVTLGGIKDYIPEIKRCRRLMLIGCGTSYHSAIATRQLLEELTELPVMVELASDFLDRNTPVFRDDVCFFISQSGETADTLMALRYCKGRGALIVGITNTVGSSICRESHCGVHINAGPEIGVASTKAYTSQFISLVMFALVMSEDRISLGSRRQEIIEGLKNLDNLIRQVLQLDDKVKELAKSLFQHKSLLIMGRGYNFATCMEGALKVKELTYMHSEGIMAGELKHGPLALVDDSMPVIMIVMRDPVYTKCMNALQQVTARDGKPIVICEEGDEETKMFADRVLEVPKTVDCLQGILTVIPMQLLSFHIAVLRGCNVDCPRNLAKSVTVE; encoded by the exons GAATCTTTGCGTACCTCAATTACCTGACACCAAAGAGCAGGAAGGAGATTCTCGAGCTACTAGTTGGGGGACTAAAACGATTGGAGTACCGAGGCTATGATTCAGCTG GCGTCGCCCTTGACAGCGCTGATGGCAAGGATATGTCGATTATTAAGAAGCAAGGAAAAGTCAAGGCCCTCGAGGAAGAAATTTTCTACC GTACCAATATCGACTTCGAATCGAAGATTTACAGTCACGTAGGCATTGCACACACGCGATGGGCGACCCACGGTGTGCCCTCCGAAGTGAATGCTCACCCTCAGAGGTCAGACAGCGAGCATGCTTTCGTAGTGGTGCACAATG GTATTGTAACCAACTACAAGGAAGTGAagacgctgctccaacagagggGCTACGTCTTTGAGAGCGAAACCGACACGGAAGTAATCGCTAAACTTATTCACCATCTCTGGGTTCAGCATCCGGGTTACTCCTTCCGTGAGCTGGTCGAGCAAGTTGTCCAACAATTG GAAGGTGCCTTTGCTCTTTGCTTCAAGAGCAAGTATTTCCCAGGCGAGTGTGTGGCCACTAGGAGAGGATCTCCGCTTCTGGTCGGCATCAAGACTAAAACCAGATTGGCCACCGATCATGTGCCCATCCTCTACAGCAAAG ACCACCGTCCACATGGTCGCACAGCCAAGCTTCCGGTGATACCACGTAGCGAGAGTACTTCCGAATTTCAACCCCTGGAAGATAAAGAAGTGGAATACTTCTTCGCTTCTGATGCCAGTGCAGTGATCGAACACACGAATCGTGTTATATTTTTGGAG GATGACGATGTTGCTGCAGTCAAAGAAGGTGCCCTCTGCATTCATCGTCTTCGTCGATGCATGGACGACCCCCATGCCAGAGAGATCACTACTCTCAAGATCGAGATCCAGCAGATTATGAAGGGCAATTATGAGTACTTCATGCAGAAAGAAATCTTCGAGCAGCCTGAGTCAGTGGTGAACACGATGAGGGGGCGTCTGaacttccgtgataattctgttactTTGGGAGGTATCAAG GATTACATTCCTGAGATCAAAAGGTGCAGGCGTCTGATGCTAATTGGTTGTGGAACAAGTTACCACTCAGCCATTGCTACTAGACAGCTCCTAGAAGAGCTGACTGAGCTGCCAGTTATGGTCGAGCTGGCTTCTGACTTTCTGGATAGAAACACACCTGTATTCAGGGATGATGTATGCTTCTTTATCTCGCAGTCAG GCGAAACAGCGGACACATTGATGGCTTTGCGTTATTGCAAAGGTCGTGGGGCTCTCATTGTTGGAATTACTAATACTGTGGGTAGCAGTATTTGTCGCGAATCCCATTGTGGTGTTCACATAAACGCCGGACCTGAAATTGGTGTAGCCAGTACGAAGGCTTACACCTCTCAGTTCATTTCTCTCGTAATGTTTGCTCTGGTCATGAGTGAGGATAGAATTTCTCTTGGCTCTAGGCGTCAGGAG ATcattgaaggattgaagaactTGGATAATCTGATTCGTCAAGTTTTACAACTCGATGATAAAGTGAAAGAGCTTGCCAAGTCCCTATTTCAACATAAATCTTTATTGATCATGGGTAGAGGATACAATTTCGCCACATGTATGGAAGGTGCTCTG AAAGTCAAAGAGTTAACTTACATGCACAGCGAAGGTATTATGGCTGGAGAATTAAAACACGGCCCCTTAGCCCTCGTGGATGACTCAATGCCCGTCATAATGATAGTCATGAGAGATCCTGTGTACACG AAATGTATGAATGCGTTACAACAAGTAACAGCCAGAGATGGTAAACCAATAGTGATTTGCGAAGAAGGGGACGAGGAAACGAAGATGTTCGCAGATAGAGTTCTCGAAGTGCCTAAGACAGTGGACTGTCTCCAAGGAATTCTCACAGTCATTCCGATGCAACTGCTGTCTTTCCACATCGCGGTTCTCCGCGGCTGTAACGTGGATTGCCCTCGAAATTTGGCGAAATCGGTCACGGTCGAGTAA